The segment AAACCGTTAGACAATGTTAATGCCAATTGTGTAATTGGGTTAGCACCAGCTTCAGCAATATGATATCCAGAAATAGAAACCGAATAAAAATTTCTTACTTGTTTTTCAATAAAATACTCTTGAACATCACCCATTAAACGAAGTGCAAATTCCGTAGAAAAAATACAGGTATTTTGAGCTTGATCTTCTTTTAAAATATCTGCTTGTACAGTTCCTCTAACTTGAGTTAAAGTTGCTGTTTTTATTTGTTGATATACTTCTGAAGGTAAAATCATATCTCCAGTTAAACCTAAAAGCATCAAGCCTAAACCATTATTTCCTTCAGGTAATTCCCCTTGATAAACAGGTCTTTCTAAACCTTTATCATCATAAATTTCCTTGAATTTTGCTTCAACTTGTTTCTCTAATTTGTTTTCTGTAATGTATTTCTCACAATTCTGATCGATGGCTGCATTCATAAAGAATCCTAACAACATAGGTGCTGGTCCGTTTATGGTCATAGAAACCGAAGTCATATGATGACTTAAATCAAACCCAGAATATAATTTTTTAGCATCATCTAAACAGCAAATTGAAACTCCTGCATTTCCAATTTTACCATAAACATCTGGTCTGCGTCCCGGGTCATTTCCGTATAAAGTAACAGAATCAAAAGCCGTTGAAAGACGTTTTGCGTCCATCCCTAAACTTACATAATGAAATCTGCGATTCGTTCTTTCTGGTCCACCTTCACCAGCAAACATTCTGGTTGGGTCTTCACCGGTTCTTTTAAAGGGATACAATCCTGCTGTGTAAGGAAATTCTCCAGGAACGTTTTCTTGTAAATTCCAACGTAATAAATCTCCCCAAGCTTGATACTTCGGTAAACTTATTTTAGGCACTTGTGTGTGTGACAGCGACTCACTGTGTGTTTCTATCTTTATTTCTTTATCACGAACTTTAAACGTGTAAATAGGGTCTTTGTATTTCTGAACTTTTTCTTCCCAGTTTAAAATAACTTCCCAGTTATACGGGTTTAAATTCAGTTTTATTTTTTCAAATTGCGCAAAAAGCAACTTTAAAAACTCTTTGTCACCTTCAGGGATTTCGAGAGCGAAAATTTCATCAGAATTTAATCCTGATTTTATAAGGAGAGATGGCTTTGTTTCTTGCAATGATGAATTGCTTTCGTTTTCAGTTAACGATAAAATTGTTTGATAAACGCCATATAATTTTTGAGCAACAACAACTTGTTCATTAACTTTTTGATCATAGCCTCTATTGCTTTCTGCAATTTCAGATAAATAACGAACTCTTGCAGGCGGAATTACAAATATCTTTTCAGACATTTCTTTTGTAATTTCCATAGTAGATTTTAAATCTATACCTGTTTTTTCAACCAATTTATCCATAATACTTTTATACAAAGTATTCATTCCTGGATCATTAAATTGAGATGCAATTGTACCATATACAGGTAAATCATCTTGATGAATATGCCACAGATTATTGTTACGCATATATTGCTTTTTCACATCTCTAACAGCATCTAAAGCACCTCTCTTATCAAATTTATTGATGGCAACCAAATCAGCATAATCAAGCATGTCAATCTTTTCTAATTGCGTTGCGGCTCCAAATTCAGGAGTCATTACATACAAAGAAGTATCAGAATGTTCTATAATTTCTGTGTCGGATTGGCCAATTCCTGAGGTTTCTAAAATAATTAAGTCAAATTCAGCAGCTTTTAAAACTTGTACCGCTTCGTTTACATACTTAGACAATGCTAAATTAGATTGACGCGTTGCTAAAGAACGCATATAAACACGAGGATTATTAATGGCATTCATACGAATTCTATCTCCTAAGAGTGCACCACCTGTTTTTCTTTTTGATGGATCAACAGAAATTAAACCAATCGTTTTTTCTGGAAAATCAATTAAAAAACGACGGACTAATTCATCAACTAAAGAAGATTTTCCTGCACCACCAGTTCCTGTAATTCCTAAAACAGGCGTTTTAGAATCTTTATTTTTAGTATGAATCTTCTCTAAAGTCTCTTTTGCTACTTCAGGGAAATTTTCTGCAGAAGAAATGACTCTTGCAATGCTTCCAATTTCTTTTTTTGATAAATCATCTAGAGAAACGTTTAGTTTATCTCCAAGAGCAAAATCAGATATGGATACTAAATCATTAATCATTCCCTGCAAACCAAGTGCACGACCATCATCAGGAGAATAAATTCTTGTAATTCCATACGCCATTAATTCTTTGATTTCTTCTGGAAGAATGACACCACCACCACCACCAAAAATTTTGATGTGAGTTGCACCTTTTTCTTGCAATAAATCATACATATATTTAAAGTATTCATTATGACCACCTTGGTAAGAAGTAATTGCAATAGCATTTACATCTTCTTGAATGGCACAATTTACCACTTCTTCTACGCTTCGGTCATGACCTAAATGAATGACTTCAACTCCTGTAGATTGTATAATTCTACGCATAATATTTATAGCAGCATCATGGCCATCAAACAGCGCAGCAGCAGTTACAATACGTACTTTATATTTAGGTTTGTAAGTTTTTATTTGTTCCATTCGTAATAAATGTTTGATTTTAGGCTTGCAATTTACGAAAATCTTAAAAAAAAATGCAAATCTTTATCGGTTTATAAATATACTTATCACAAAAGAAATATATTTGTAAGACGAATACTTTCTAAATTTTTGATATGACTTTTAAAGAACAAGTTCAACAAGGAATTCCAGCTATTTTACCCAATAAAATTACCTATGATTTATCAATAAATCATGCGCCAAAACGAAAAGATATTTTATCTGCTGATGAAAAAAAGTTAGCGTTAAGAAATGCATTGCGTTATTTCGATAAAAAACATCATGAAGTTTTATTGCCTGAATTTACAGAAGAGTTAGAAAAATATGGACGAATTTATATGTATCGTTTTCGTCCAGATTACAAAATGTTTGCAAGAGATATTAATGAATATCCTGGAAAATCTGAACAAGCGAAATCTATTATGTTAATGATTCAGAATAATTTGGATTATGCAGTTGCGCAACATCCACATGAATTGATAACTTATGGAGGAAATGGAGCCGTTTTTCAGAATTGGGCACAATATTTATTAACAATGCAGTATTTATCAGAAATGACAAATAAGCAAACGTTAACAATGTATTCTGGGCATCCAATGGGGTTATTTCCATCCAATAAAAATGCACCAAGAGTTGTAGTAACAAACGGAATGGTAATTCCTAATTACTCAAAGCCAGATGATTGGGAAAAAATGAATGCTTTAGGAGTTTCTCAATATGGACAAATGACTGCAGGAAGTTACATGTATATTGGTCCGCAAGGAATTGTTCATGGAACAACAATTACAGTTTTAAACGGATTTAGAAAAATTAAAAAAGAACCAAAAGGAAATTTATTTGTAACCTCTGGTTTAGGAGGAATGTCTGGAGCACAACCAAAAGCAGGTAATATTGCAGGTTGCATTACTGTATGTTCTGAGGTAAATCCTAAAATTACACAACTTCGATTAGATCAAGGTTGGATTGATGAAAAAATCACTGATTTAGATAAATTAGCTGCTAGAGTAAAATTAGCAAAAGAGCATAAAGAAACTGTTTCTATTGCTTATTTAGGAAACA is part of the Polaribacter sp. SA4-10 genome and harbors:
- a CDS encoding methylmalonyl-CoA mutase family protein gives rise to the protein MEQIKTYKPKYKVRIVTAAALFDGHDAAINIMRRIIQSTGVEVIHLGHDRSVEEVVNCAIQEDVNAIAITSYQGGHNEYFKYMYDLLQEKGATHIKIFGGGGGVILPEEIKELMAYGITRIYSPDDGRALGLQGMINDLVSISDFALGDKLNVSLDDLSKKEIGSIARVISSAENFPEVAKETLEKIHTKNKDSKTPVLGITGTGGAGKSSLVDELVRRFLIDFPEKTIGLISVDPSKRKTGGALLGDRIRMNAINNPRVYMRSLATRQSNLALSKYVNEAVQVLKAAEFDLIILETSGIGQSDTEIIEHSDTSLYVMTPEFGAATQLEKIDMLDYADLVAINKFDKRGALDAVRDVKKQYMRNNNLWHIHQDDLPVYGTIASQFNDPGMNTLYKSIMDKLVEKTGIDLKSTMEITKEMSEKIFVIPPARVRYLSEIAESNRGYDQKVNEQVVVAQKLYGVYQTILSLTENESNSSLQETKPSLLIKSGLNSDEIFALEIPEGDKEFLKLLFAQFEKIKLNLNPYNWEVILNWEEKVQKYKDPIYTFKVRDKEIKIETHSESLSHTQVPKISLPKYQAWGDLLRWNLQENVPGEFPYTAGLYPFKRTGEDPTRMFAGEGGPERTNRRFHYVSLGMDAKRLSTAFDSVTLYGNDPGRRPDVYGKIGNAGVSICCLDDAKKLYSGFDLSHHMTSVSMTINGPAPMLLGFFMNAAIDQNCEKYITENKLEKQVEAKFKEIYDDKGLERPVYQGELPEGNNGLGLMLLGLTGDMILPSEVYQQIKTATLTQVRGTVQADILKEDQAQNTCIFSTEFALRLMGDVQEYFIEKQVRNFYSVSISGYHIAEAGANPITQLALTLSNGFTYVEYYLSRGMDINKFGPNLSFFFSNGIDAEYSVIGRVARKIWAKAMKNKYGANPRAQMLKYHIQTSGRSLHAQEIDFNDIRTTLQALYAINDNCNSLHTNAYDEAITTPTEESVRRAMAIQLIINKELGLTKNENPIQGAFIIEELTDLVEEAVLLEFDRITERGGVLGAMETMYQRSKIQEESMYYETLKHNGEFPIIGVNTFLSSKGSPTVQPEEVIRATEEEKQYQIKTKELLNTANLEKVEKQLVILQEAAIQNENLFDKLMEATKVCSLGQITEALFKVGGQYRRNM